The nucleotide sequence TTGTTCCGGCCCAGTTACCGGAACTTTGCTCGGAAGTTTCGGCTCGGCCGCACTCGAACCAGCTGTCCTTACGCACCGGTCGACCCGTTCGCACCCGGAGGAAAGCCCATGAAACTGCGACGATGGATAACCGCCGGCGCGGTCGCCGTGGCCACCGCCGCCACCCTCAGCAGCGTGCCGGCCACAGCCGGCCGCCCCTACGACCCGGCCGACCAGAGCCTGCGCACCCTCGCGCAGCGCCACGGCCTGGCCATCGGCACGGCCGTCGACATGGCCGCCCTCGACGACCCCGCCGACCCGCGGTACCGCCAGCTCGCCGCGTCGGAGTTCTCCACGGTCACCGCCGAGAACGTGATGAAGTGGGAGAGCCTGGAGCCGACCCGCGGCACCTACAACTGGGGGCCCGCCGACCGGCTCCTCGCCTTCGCCGAGCAGAACAACCAGCGCGTACGCGGGCACGTCCTGGTCTGGCACAACCAGCTGCCCGGCTGGCTGACCAGCGGTGTGGCCGACGGCTCCATCAGCGACACCGAGCTGCGCGACATCCTGCGCCGGCACATCACCGCCGTGGTCACCCACTTCAAGGGCCGGATCTGGCAGTGGGACGTGGTCAACGAGGCGGTCAGCGACCCCTGGGACACCCCGTCGACCCTGCACTACAAGGGGTTCTGGGCCGAGCACCTCGGCCCCGGCTACATCGCCGACGCCTTCCGGTGGGCCCGCGCGGCCGACCCGCACGCGCTGCTGTTCTACAACGACTACAACATCGAGGCCTTCGGCTCGCGGGATCCCGCGAACGACAAGACCCAGTTCGTGTACGACATGGCCAAGAGCCTGCTGGCGCAGCGCGTACCGATCGACGGCATCGGCAGCCAGGGCCACCTCGGCACCCAGTACGGCAACTTCGACACCTTCCAGGTCGCCGAGGCGCTGCGGAGATTCGCCGGGCTGGGGCTGGCCACGGCGTTCACCGAGGTCGACGTGCGCAGCCAGCTCACCGAGGGGGTCCAGGCCGGTGACTCCAACGAGATCAACCCGCGCCTGCAGGCCTCCGCGGCGAACTTCAGCGCGCTGCTGAGGGCCTGCCTGGCCGAGAAGCACTGCCTGTCGTTCACCGTCTGGGGATTCACCGACAAGCACTCCTGGGTGCCCGGCTGGTTCTCCGACCCGCCGGAGGGCCTGGCCACCATCTACGACGAGAACTACCAGCCCAAGCGGGCGTACCAGGAGATGAAGGCCGACCTCGTCTACAGTGGCCCGCCGTACGTCCTGCCGCGCGTGCCGCAGCGGCCGCGCCGCTAGCCGCGGAGGGTCCGGGGCGGGGCCGGTCGGTCGACCGGTCGCGCCCCGGATCGCCTCAGGTGCTCAGCGGTGCCGGCCGGCGCGGAGCATCTCGATCGTCTTCGTGACGCGCTGCGCCCGCGTGGCCTCCCGCTTGGCCTCGCCCACCCAGCGGACGAACTCCTTGCGGTGCGAGGGGGCCAGCGCCTCGAACGCCGCCCGCGCCGGTGCGTCGCCGGCGAGCGCGGCGGCCAGGTCCTCGGGCACCTCGACGGTACGGGGCTCCGCGTCGGCGGCGACGGCCACCTCGTACGCCGACCCGATGCTCACCCCGGCCTGCTCCCGCGCCGCGCGGGACAGCCCGATCAGGTTCTCGCCGCCCATCCGGGCCAGCCGCAGCGGCAGCGTCACCCCGTTGACGTGCACGCGCACGGGGAACGTCCGGCGCCCCTCCCCCACGACGGACACCTGCTCGTCGGTCAGTACGAACGCTCCCGCCGGACCGCGCTGCTCCAACGTCAACGTCACGGTGAGGGTCTCGGCCATGCCGCCATCGTAGTATTACCAATCGGTAGGTTCGGTGATCGGATGGATACCGGCATGACCATGGCCGACACGGCGGCCGCGAGCCGCACCGCCCGCGCCCGCTCCTGGTGGGGCTGGGGCTGGGCGGACGAACACCCCGACGACGCCGCCTGCGCGGCGCTGGGGGCACTCCTGCCCGGCACGCTCGCGCGCCCGCTCCCCGTACCCCGGGTCGCCGACCTGCGGATCGCCCGGCCCGCCGTCGAGCCGCCACCGAGCCTCGCGCACCTGGTCACCGACGACCCCGAGGCGCGCGCCGCGCACGCCATGGGCAAGGCGTACCGGGACGTGATCCGCGCGCTGCGCGGCCGTCCCGGGCGGATACCCGACCTGGTCGCCCGGCCGGCGGACGACCAGGACGTGGCCGACCTCCTGGAGTGGGCCGGCGGCCGCGGCGTGGCCGTGATCCCCTACGGCGGGGGCTCCTCGGTGACCGGGGGCGTGGAGTACCGCGGCGACGCGCACCGGGCCGTGCTGTCCCTCGACCTGACCACGATGGACCGGGTGTGGGAGGTCGACCCCGAGAGCCGGGCCGCCCGCATCCAGGCCGGCGTCCTCGGCCCGCCGCTGGAGAACCAGCTCCGGCCGCACGGCCTGACGCTGCGGCACTTCCCGCAGAGCTTCGAGTTCTCCACGCTCGGCGGCTGGCTCGCCACCCGGGCCGGCGGCCACTACGCCACCGTCCACACGCACATCGACGACTTCGTCCAGTCCCTGCGGGTGGTCACCCCGGCCGGCGCCGGCACGTCGTGGCAGGTGCCCGCATCCGGCGCGGGACCGTCTCCGGACCGGCTGTTCCTCGGGTCCGAGGGTGCCCTGGGCGTCATCACCGAGGCGTGGATGCGGCTGCAGGAGCGCCCCCACCACAGGGCCTCCGCGTCGGTCCGTTTCGCCGACTTCGGTGCCGCGCTGCGCGCGGTCCGGGCGATCGCCCAGTCCGGCCTCTCCCCCGCCAACTGCCGGCTGCTCGACCCCGGCGAGGCCGCGCTGTCCGGCGCCGCCCGGGACGGCTCGTCCCTGCTCGTCCTCGGCTTCGAGTCGGCTGCCGTACCGGTGGACGCCGCGCTCGCTCAGGCGCTGGACCTGGCCCGCGCACACGGTGGGACGCCCTCCTCCGGCGCGGGGCCCCGGGGCGACGAGGCGGTCGACGCCTGGCGCGCCGCGTTCCTCCGGATGCCGTACCTGCGGGACGGCCTCGCCCGGATGGGAGCCGTCGTCGAGACCTTCGAGACGGCCGCCACCTGGACCCGGCTTCCGGCCCTGATCGACGCGGTCCGTGCCGAGGTCGGCGCGGCCGCACGCGCCGCCACCGGCCATCCCGCCACCGTCAACTGCCGCCTCACGCACGTCTATCCCGACGGAGCGGCGCCCTACTTCACCGTGCTGGCCGGCGGCCGTCCCGGCGACGAGGTCGCCGTCTGGGACCACCTCAAGGACGTCGCGACCGACGTCCTCCACCGCCATCACGCCACCATCACCCACCACCACGCCGTCGGCCGCGACCACCGCCCCGGCTACGACCGGCAGCGCCCGGAGCCGTTCGCCCTGGCCCTGCGTGCCGCCAAGACCGCGCTCGATCCCCAGGGCATCCTCAATCCCGGCGTGCTCGTGGACTGAGCCGCGCTCCTAGTCCGATCGCGCGGTGGCGGCGGCGGCGCGATAGGCGCGCGGCGAGAGACCGATGGTGCGTTTGAAGGCGACGCTGAAGGCGCTCTCCGAGCCGTACCCCACGTCCCGGGCGATGGTGGCGACGGTGCCGTCACCGCGGCGGATGCGGTCGGCGGCCAGTTCGATGCGCCACGCGGTGAGGTATTCCAGCGGGCCCTGCCCGACCACCTGCTTGAACCGGGCCGCCAGGGTGGAGCGGGCCACGGCCGCGGTGCGCGCCAGTTCGGCGACCGTCCAGGGGTGGGCGGGCCGGGCGTGCATCCGTCGCAGGACGGTCGCCACCGTGGGGTCGGTCAGGCCGGCCAACCAGCCCGAGGAGGTACGGCCGGCCTCCCCCGCGAGGTAGAGGCGCAGGATCCGCACCAGCATGACGATCGCCAGGTGCTCGGCGACGAGCCGGGCCCCCGCCGCGTTCCGCTGCAGTTCCGTGTCGATCTCCTCGACCGCCCGCCGCACGGCCGCGGCCTCGGGCGTCCCGGCCGCCACGTGGATGACCGGCGGCAGGCCGTCCAGCAGCAGCGCCTGGGCGCGGTCGCTGAACGTGAACGCGCCCCCGACGAGGAACACCTCGTCGCCGGCCCCGGCCCGGGCCACGCCGTCGACGGCCGCGGCGAACCGGGGGCCCGCCGGTTCGGCCGGCAGCTCCAGGTCGCTGGCCAGGGTGAACGCGACCGGCCGGGTCAGCAGGAAGCAGTCCCCCTCCCGGAGCCTGAGGGGATCGGCCACCCCGTCCACCCGGAGCCAGCAGGTCCCGCGGCGGACGACGTTGAACTTCACCCCGGCGGGTGGGTCGAACCGGAGCGCCCACGGCCCTCCGGCCGCCAGGGCGGCGGACAGGCGGCTCGTCGCCCCGATCAGGGACAGCACGTCCTCCAACGGGTCCACGCGCACCCCTCTCGGACGCTGGCTAAACTTCTGCGGACGCCAAACTATAGTTCGTCCAGTTCGCCGGTCGTAGCGTTGCCGTCATGACCGAGAGCACACGCCTGACCACACCCTTCACCGCCCGCGCCACCGCCGACGAGATCATCGCCGGCGTCGACCTCACCGGGCACCGCATGATCGTCACCGGGGGCGCCTCCGGCATCGGCCGGGAGACCGTACGCGCCCTCGCCCGCGCCGGCGCGGAGGTCACCGTGGCGACCCGCGACCCCGCCCGCGCGGAGGACCTCGTGGCCGAGTTCACCGGCCCCGGCCCGGGCACGGTCCGGGCCCTCGCGCTCGACCTGGCCGACCTCGACTCCGTCGACGCCTTCGTGGCCGGGTGGACCGGACCGCTGCACGCCCTGATCGCGAACGCCGGAATCATGGCGGTCCCGGACCGCCGGCTGACCCCGGAGGGTTGGGAACTGCAGCTGGCCACCAACCACCTCGGCCACTTCGCGCTCGCCCGGGGCCTGCGCGACAGCCTCCGGTCCGCCGGCTCCGCCCGGGTCGTCGTGGTCAGCTCGGGCGCGCAACTGCGGGCCGGCATCGACTTCGACGACCCGCACTTCGCTCGCCGCCCGTACGACCCGTGGACCGCGTACAGCCAGTCGAAGACCGCCGACGTCCTCCTGGCCGTCGGCATCGCCCGCCGGTGGTCCGCCGACGGGATCACCGCCAACGCCCTGGCCCCGGGCGTCATCATCACCAACCTGCAACGCCACCTGAGCGAGGACACGCTGCGCTCCTTCGGAGTGACGACCGACGAGACGGGCGCCGTGGCCGTGCCGGACCACTACAAGACCCCCGCCCAGGGCGCCGCCACCACGGTGCTGCTGGCCGCGTCGCCGCTGGTCGAGGGCGTCACCGGCCGCTACTTCGAGGACAACCAGGAGGCGGCGGTGGTCCCGGGCGGCCCGGAGCCGATGACCGGGGTGGCCGAGCACTCCGTGGACCCGGCCGCGGCGGACCGGCTCTGGACGTACGCCGAGGAAACCCTCGGCGCTCGCCGACGGTGACCGGAAGGCGCAGCCCGGCCCGGCCGGCGTGAGCGGCCCGCCGCGGGCCGGCCGGAGCTACCGCAGTGTCCACCGCTGGTTCGCAGCGCCGGTGCAGGTCCAGAGGATCACGGTGGTGCCGTTGCCGGTGGCCGCGCCGTTGACGTCGAGGCAGAGGCCGGACTGCTGGCCCCGGACCGTGCCGTCGGAGTTGCGGGTCCAGCGCTGGTTGGCCCCGCCGTTGCAGTCCCAGATCTGCGCCTTGGCGCCCGCGGTGGCGTTCAGCGGCGCGTCCAGGCACTTGCCCAGGGCCTGGAGGGTGTCCCCGTTGACCGTCCACCGCTGGTTGGCGCCACCGTTGCAGTCCCAGATGACCGGCTGCGTGCCGTTGGCGGTGGTGCTCTGGGGCACGTCCAGGCATCGACCGGAGGCGGCGCTGACCAGCGCGCCGCTGGTCGTCGGGGGCGGGGTGGTGGTGCCGCCGCCGCTGACCCGGTAGACCGCGGTGCCGTGCGCGGGGACGCTGGCCGCGATGGTGCCGCTGGTGGTGCTAGTGGCGTTGGTCCACGCGTCGAGCAGGGTGAAGCTGCTGCCGCTCTTGCCGACGGCAGCGGCGGTGGTGGAGATCGTCGTGGTGCTGCTGCCCTGGTTGAACAGGGCCACCGCGACGTCACCGTTGGCCAGCGGCTTGGCGAGCACCCGGCGGGTGCCGTCGAAGGAGACCTGAGCGGCCTGCCGGCCGAGGATGTCCAGGTTGATCGCGATCAGGTTCCGGTTGGTCAGGATGCTCTGGGTGG is from Micromonospora terminaliae and encodes:
- a CDS encoding AraC family transcriptional regulator, with the translated sequence MDPLEDVLSLIGATSRLSAALAAGGPWALRFDPPAGVKFNVVRRGTCWLRVDGVADPLRLREGDCFLLTRPVAFTLASDLELPAEPAGPRFAAAVDGVARAGAGDEVFLVGGAFTFSDRAQALLLDGLPPVIHVAAGTPEAAAVRRAVEEIDTELQRNAAGARLVAEHLAIVMLVRILRLYLAGEAGRTSSGWLAGLTDPTVATVLRRMHARPAHPWTVAELARTAAVARSTLAARFKQVVGQGPLEYLTAWRIELAADRIRRGDGTVATIARDVGYGSESAFSVAFKRTIGLSPRAYRAAAATARSD
- a CDS encoding endo-1,4-beta-xylanase, producing MKLRRWITAGAVAVATAATLSSVPATAGRPYDPADQSLRTLAQRHGLAIGTAVDMAALDDPADPRYRQLAASEFSTVTAENVMKWESLEPTRGTYNWGPADRLLAFAEQNNQRVRGHVLVWHNQLPGWLTSGVADGSISDTELRDILRRHITAVVTHFKGRIWQWDVVNEAVSDPWDTPSTLHYKGFWAEHLGPGYIADAFRWARAADPHALLFYNDYNIEAFGSRDPANDKTQFVYDMAKSLLAQRVPIDGIGSQGHLGTQYGNFDTFQVAEALRRFAGLGLATAFTEVDVRSQLTEGVQAGDSNEINPRLQASAANFSALLRACLAEKHCLSFTVWGFTDKHSWVPGWFSDPPEGLATIYDENYQPKRAYQEMKADLVYSGPPYVLPRVPQRPRR
- a CDS encoding YdeI/OmpD-associated family protein, which gives rise to MAETLTVTLTLEQRGPAGAFVLTDEQVSVVGEGRRTFPVRVHVNGVTLPLRLARMGGENLIGLSRAAREQAGVSIGSAYEVAVAADAEPRTVEVPEDLAAALAGDAPARAAFEALAPSHRKEFVRWVGEAKREATRAQRVTKTIEMLRAGRHR
- a CDS encoding FAD-binding oxidoreductase produces the protein MTMADTAAASRTARARSWWGWGWADEHPDDAACAALGALLPGTLARPLPVPRVADLRIARPAVEPPPSLAHLVTDDPEARAAHAMGKAYRDVIRALRGRPGRIPDLVARPADDQDVADLLEWAGGRGVAVIPYGGGSSVTGGVEYRGDAHRAVLSLDLTTMDRVWEVDPESRAARIQAGVLGPPLENQLRPHGLTLRHFPQSFEFSTLGGWLATRAGGHYATVHTHIDDFVQSLRVVTPAGAGTSWQVPASGAGPSPDRLFLGSEGALGVITEAWMRLQERPHHRASASVRFADFGAALRAVRAIAQSGLSPANCRLLDPGEAALSGAARDGSSLLVLGFESAAVPVDAALAQALDLARAHGGTPSSGAGPRGDEAVDAWRAAFLRMPYLRDGLARMGAVVETFETAATWTRLPALIDAVRAEVGAAARAATGHPATVNCRLTHVYPDGAAPYFTVLAGGRPGDEVAVWDHLKDVATDVLHRHHATITHHHAVGRDHRPGYDRQRPEPFALALRAAKTALDPQGILNPGVLVD
- a CDS encoding SDR family NAD(P)-dependent oxidoreductase is translated as MTESTRLTTPFTARATADEIIAGVDLTGHRMIVTGGASGIGRETVRALARAGAEVTVATRDPARAEDLVAEFTGPGPGTVRALALDLADLDSVDAFVAGWTGPLHALIANAGIMAVPDRRLTPEGWELQLATNHLGHFALARGLRDSLRSAGSARVVVVSSGAQLRAGIDFDDPHFARRPYDPWTAYSQSKTADVLLAVGIARRWSADGITANALAPGVIITNLQRHLSEDTLRSFGVTTDETGAVAVPDHYKTPAQGAATTVLLAASPLVEGVTGRYFEDNQEAAVVPGGPEPMTGVAEHSVDPAAADRLWTYAEETLGARRR